Below is a window of Brachyspira hampsonii DNA.
TCATCATAGATAAGTTAAATGAAGAAATAAGTGCGACGGATAAAAAGAATAATGATAAAATATCTGAACTGACTTCTGATATTTATAATAAAATCAGCGAAACTTTTGATATTGTTGTTTATGGGAGATACAGTTCCGGAAAAACTTCATTTATAAATGCAATATTTGACAAAAATATTGACACGAATCCTTATTCTGAAGAAACGAATAATGATGAATATTATTTGAATGATGATTCCAAACTGTTTAGAATTATTGAGTATAAGGAAAATCTTCTTAATACAAGAATATACAATAATCAAAACATGTTTATATATCTATGCGATATAAATGCATTTTCTCAGGAAGATATTACAAATATAAATGCCTTAGCAAATTTCATAGATGATTTCAGCAATATATCTGTAATATTCTCCAAAGCGAATATATTTGATGAAAATGAATTAGACAGTGTTATTGATAAAAAATTTAAAGCATTAAAAGATTTCATAGAGTCTTCTAATAATATAAAGAAAATAGATTTTTCTTTACTAAGAAAAAGATTTTTCCCATTTTCAATTAACAACACTAATTTAGTTAAGCAGATTAAAGATGACTTTGCTGAAAATGTAAAATATGCTTACTATAACAAAATATTAACAAATATTAATTTCATTACAGAAATAATAGACAACAAAAATGATTTCCAAGAAAATGATAAATTAGAAGTTAATTTAAATAAAATAAAAATATCAGTTAAAGAATCATTTAATGAAATATATAAAAATACCCTCAATATAGACAGAATAATTCAATCTATTGATGATAATAATGTATATAGAAAAAAAGATGATATAAAAGTATTATGCAACAGTATAAACTTAAATCTTGATACACAATTATATAATATGCTCGCTCTTACAAAAGAAGATTTTAATAGTAAAGAGCCAAATAAAATAAAAACTAATTTAGTAAATGCGGCTATTGGTATTTTACCTTCATTTGAGTTATTAAAAAACAGCTCAATGAAAATAATAAATATTATAGGGGTATCTTTATCATTTCTTCCTAGTGTTGTATTTATATTATCAGGTTTTATGTCTTTCTCAGGAAATTGGAAAAAAACACTTTCTAAAAAAGTTATTAAAGCTTATGAGGAAGAAAATGTGGTATCTAAATACAATAAAACTATAGATGAATATTTTAATAATTATTTAGCAAATCTAAAAGAAATAGATGCTAAAACAAAAGAAACTCTAAAATATCAAGAAGATGCTAAAATGTATAAAAATATAAAATCTATATTGAATAATTTTGCTTCTTATATAGAAACAGAAAAAAATAAAAAGTAAATAAAAAACAATATGAAATAAAAAAGAGCAGGTATTATCTTTATGCCTGCTCTTTTATTATATTAAACTATAATATTTTAGCTATTAGTATTCTCATTGCTGTAAACAGTCCAGCTGCTGTCTGGAAGCTGATAATATGAGTTCTCTATAAGTTTCTGTACATTTCTTCTATATAAAGCAGTTTCAACTTCTTTGATATTAGCCATACTTAGTTTAGGATCTGATAATATTAAATATTCTGCTATAGTTCTTCTGTCGGTATTTTCTTTTTCCATTATTTCTTTTATATATTTTATTCTCTCATCACTGTATGCAGTTTTTGGTTTTGAAACATCAAATGCTATATAAGATAAATATCCGCCGTTATTTTCACCTATATAATAATTAGTTTTATACAAGTTTATTTCATCTTGATTGAACATGCTTCTTATTAAAGCTTCTTTATATCCCTGAGCTAATTCATCAGAAACATTTGTACTTACCATTATAAGATTTAAATCTTCATCGCTTGAAAGAGTAGATATTTGGTATGCACTTTCATCTATCTGTCTGTATCTTCCCAAAACCTGAGCTTCTATTAAAGTTTTTCCTCCAAGCACTCTCATCTCAGGCTCCTGCACCACTATAAGTTTTGAACAGCTTGCAATAAATACCGCAATAAGTAAAACAAATATCATATTATACAATCTCATAAAACAAATATCTCCTCTCTATTTTCTATATTATTAATTTCCGCCCTCTAAATATGAAATAACATCAGAGAAAGGCATAGGCTCAAGTCCGAATTTATCGCCTTCAAATGCTATAAGCTGCTGCTTCTGCTGATTAGGCTTATCTAAGTTTTGATCTCTAAAATAGAATGTAGTAAACACTTTATTTGCAGATATACTAAACTCCACTGAATTAGGATCATAACCGAATTGTACTATGTTTTCGACTGTAGATATACCGGGGTTAATAGGTCTTATCATCTCTATCAAGAATTTAGAAAACTCTGTAGACATTTTGCTTATACCTACAAAAAATGTAGTAGGTTTTATATTATTTAAAGGACTTACACCAACTCCGGCTATATCCGCTGTAAGATTAACCAATAATTTTTCATCATTAATTTTTTCTCTATTTTCAGGAGCAAGCAGGTATTTAAAGTTTATATCACTAGCTAAAACACGCATATCATATTTAATAGTGCTTGTATTGAAGCTTCCCAAATCTACATTAAGCCAAGGCAAATGTATAGCTCCCCTTCTTGGTGCTGTATTATTTGATATTGAAGTTAAAAATAAATTATCATCAAATTTTTCACCGCCTATATATAAAGATGATTTCAAATCCTGTATAGTAAGTCCATGTCCCTGAACTTTAACAGAAGAAGAAAAATCTCTTATTCTAATACTGTCATCTATAAACGGAGGTATTTTTAAATATACTCTTAATTGCTCAAAAAATACATTTGGAATTTGCTCTATAAGAGGCGTATATCTGGTGGCTGTAGCAACTACCTCATTATCTGTAGGAGTCAAATCAAAATGATAGTCTATATTTGAAGTTAATCCTCTCAATACTATTGACATTTTATCAGGAGAATCCATATTAGCAAAGAATTTATCTGTTTTAAAAATACCATCTGCTATATTATTTCTCAAATTACCATTAACATTGAATAATCCGCCTATTTCTATTCCAAAAGGAAGATAAAGGGCATCAGTGTCTAAACCTAATTCATAATTTAAATTAGCATTTTTTATAATTGGAGTAAAGTATCCATCAACATACACTAATAATTTATTAGCAGGACTTTGCAAATTAAACTGTCTAATATTAGCATATAAATTATCTCCGAAACTAACATCGGTGTCTATTTTCATAGTAACATCTTGAAGTTTATATTGCTTTTCTGTTACATAAAATGTACTGAAATTTGTAACTGTTGCAAATTTATCCTCTAATGACAAATCATATCCCAAAGCACTAGTCATTTTTATATCATCTTCAAAAGGCAGACTGTCAAGAATCTCAGCAAATTTAGTAGACAGCCAATTTTTCATAGCATAAGGAGCTATTCTAAAAGTTGATATATTAACAAAACCTCTTTTTAATCCTAAACCTTCTAAATCAAGATTGGATCTAAAATTAAGAAAATTATCCAAATCTAAATTAAGCTCTGAAACCTTAACATCCTGACTAATCAGATCTGCATTGGCAAGAACATTAAGTTTAGCTGTAGCTGTAGAAGAAACTTCCCCGCTTAAATTATAAGAGAAATTTCTTATGATGCCGTTTACTGTAGTATTTATATCATTTATCATCTCTCCAAAAACATGAACATCTAAATTAAGCGAACCTCTTGCAAGCCCTCCTGAAAAATTAGCAATAGGCAATGATGTTACACTTATATTCAAATCTGTAGGATCATCGAATTTTACAGCTCCATTAACCTTTATATCAGAATTAATATATTTTGAAGATACATTATCAATATAAAGAACTGTATCGCTTTTTTTATTAGGATCATTAATAGCCGGAACAACTCCTAATGCTCCATTCAAAGATGATAAAAGTCTTAATGATATATCTGTATTATTTAATCTATACAATTTTAATGCAGTTACTCTATCAATAGTAGTGTTATGCTCCAATTTTATATCTTCATTTGAAATGTTATTAGGATTAAAAGTAAAATTCAATTTTGTTTTTGAATTAAGATTATTAACTGCTATAGTGTCTCCCATAGAGAAATTTATTTTATCCAATACAAAATTTATTGTATTAGTTAAATTATTTATATTACCGCTGCTTTTATCAGCATCAACATTAACCATACCGCTCATACTAATACCTAAAGAAGGTACAAACATAGATGCTAAACTATTTATTTTATCTAAATTAAGTCTTGCATATAAAGTATCTAAATTAACACCTATATTTCCGCTGAATATTTGATTGGCAGATGCTATAACTTTTAATATCTCATCATTTAAAAGCTCTGAAGATAAATTCTCTATAGATACACTCTGATTTCTTATATTGTATCTAGCAAGAAAATGTGCCGCAAACTGCATATCATCTCGTTTTTTGCCGTTATAGCTGAAATTAGGATCATCTATTTCAAAATCGAATGTTATTATTATTTCATCTTTATTTTCTGTACCATCTTCATTCTTAGGATAGGAAACATCTAAATTAAATAAAGGATTATCATTAAAGAAAATACTGCTGTCATTATAAGCCAAACTATTGCTTATGAAACTTTTTAAATAAATATCTTTTAAAGCCTCCGGTGCAGATATTCCCATTACTTGAGACAATGAGAATCTTTTTGTATGCAAATCTAAATGAAGATTATAATTACTTAAACTCGCTATAAGTCCATTATTAGGTACATTAGTTAAAAATGATTTACTGTCTGCTTTAAATGCTAAATTATTTATTCTGATATTTTCTACATCAGCTTTTAATTTTAAAAAATCAAGTTTGCTGAAATCGAAAGGCTCTTTATTAGTATCTTCTACTTTAGGCTCAGACGGAGGCATATCCGGCAAATTCCAATTTCCGCTTTCATCTGTAAACATATAAACATATAAATTATCTATAGTTAAATCCTGAACATGAAGCTTCAAAAAGAATAAAGAAAAAAGAGAAAATTTTAATCTAAAATTATCTATCTTTATATTTTCCTCATTATTAAAATTAGCTGAATTATAAAGAATGACATTGCTCATCTCTATTTTTGGAAATAATAATCCGTATTTGAAATCACCTATTTCCAATTTTCTATCAGTAGCAGAATACACTATATTTTCAATAAGATTTTTCATTCTTTCATTATTAAAATATATTCTAGCTCCTGCAATACCTATAACAATCAAAAAAAGAAGTATTAGAGGTATATATCTCTTTTTAAATCTTCTTTTTTTCTGATTATTTTCTTGTTCTGATGATGTTTCAGTTTTTTCTTTTTTCTTAAAAAAATTCTTCATAATAAATCTTCTATAACAATATATTTTACATGTTTATAAAACAATTTTACACTTAAAAGGTAGTATATTATAAAACATATTCTTTATCAATAGCAAATGAATATTTAAAAGCCATTATTATTATAATATGTACTATCTTCATAATATGTGTTATCTTCATAATAATATGTATTATCCTGACTATTATCATAATAATAATCATCATTATACCTGTATATATTTTCATTAGTATTTTCAGCATTGTTGGTTTCTTCTTCATTACTGTAATAATAATATTCAGAATTATAATCTTCCGGTCTTATAATTATAACATTATTAGTATTATTGAAATTACTTTCCAAATTCTCTTCAAACTGTTCTTCAGGAATATTATTATCATTTAAATAATTATTACTATAATTATAATAATCTGTTTCATAAGTATTTGTATTATTATAGAAATCATATCCGTAATTATAATCACCGCTTATCTCATTTGATATGCTCATATTAAATTCATAGTTTCTAGCCTTTGAAATTCCTTTCTTCCAGCCTTCTTTAGTCAAATCTCTTTCAAATATAAGATAATACCTTCCCTGAGATAAACTTATCTCATACTCATCATCTGTCTGCGGCATAGTAACAATTTTACCCAATATATCATTAGAAATACTTATATTAATAGCCTGAGAATCTATCAGAAAATAAGAAAGTTTAACACTTGACTTAATAGGTATGCTGAAACTGTAATAATCTCTGTCATAAGAATAATCTATAGCTCCTTTGTATGTTTGATTAAACTCTATAGTTTGAGCCTCTGAATATTTATTATTAGGTTCATGTTCTGTATATTTATCATAAGGCTTAGCTATAATGCTTACTCTGTATGGTATATTATTAACATCATTAGTAGAAGCCAATATAAAATAATATGACATATAAGGATAAAGTATAAGTTTATCAACTATTTCCCCATCTCCTGTATTGTTAATATCTTTCATGGTTATCCAATTTCCTTTCTGATCATATAATCTTATGCTTGCATCTATGGCAGGAACTCCTGAAAGTTCTATGGAAATTGAATATGTATTAAAAGAACTATTAGTTATTTTATAGGCATCTACTTCCATATTTTTCAAATCACCTGTTTTTAAGGTAGGATTATAAATTTGGCTATAGTATCCTTCTATTGTATATAGTCTGTTTTCACTATTAACATCTATAATCTGAGATGCAGAAATTTTATCATTAGGCTCTTTCTCATCGCTTTCTTTATAATCTCTTTTTTTAATTATAAACATGTAATCAAGATTTTCTTTTACAGTGTCTTTAGGAGATATTGATATGTAATACTTATTTTCTTCAGTATTATTTTGAGAAGTTTCAAAATATATATTTTTCATAACTTGAGTAGTATATATCATTTCTTCTTCTTTTTTATTTTGATTATTATTGCTTATTACTGTTTCATTAGTATCAATATCATTTTTAATAGAATTTGTATCAGTATATGGTATTTCATCAGGTTCATTTATTACTTTTATAATATTAGTATTATAATCATATATAGTCATTATAACAGGAGAATATGTAGAATTTGAAACATAAAAATCTATAATGCTTGCCTTTCCGTCAAAAGTAAAATAATAATAATCCGTATTATCGCCTTCCAGCTGTCCTATTATACCATCTTTATTAATTTTCTGAGCGGTTTCAAAAGTATTATTGCCGCCTGATTTCTTTTCCAATTTATATTGAGAAGAACTGCAGGATAATAAAATCATCATTATATTAATAATTAATACAAAACCAATTTTCTTCATTTTATCTCCATTTATAGAAACGATATACAAAAATTATACATCATTCTATAATAAAAAGATACTTAATATTTTTATATATTGAAAAAAATATTAATATCAGCTATTGACATTTTTATTTATATATGCTATTATGTTTTTACGTTTTCAAATTAATATGGGTAGGTGGCCGAGCAGTCAATGGCAGCAGACTGTAAATCTGCCGACGTGAGTCTACGGGGGTGCGAATCCCTCCCTGCCCACATTCTTTTTACGAATATTTATCTTAAAATGAGGTATTGCTTTGGCTATAGAATTTAATAATGAATACATATCTATAGTTATGGAAGCTAACCTATCTGCTCCCGAAGAAATAAAATCTTTTACAGAAGATTCTAATGAAGCATGCAATATAAGAATGCCTGTAGTAGTATTAGATATGAAAAATGTTAAAGAAATTAACAGTGCGGGAATAGCTAAAATACTTAAGCTTTATAAAAATCTTCAATCTCTAAAAGTAAAATTATTTATGACAAATTTAGATGAATCTATTAAACCTACCATGAAAAGTTTAATGATGTTTAGTTTAATAAAATATTTTGATGATCCTAAAGATTTCACTATATAATATTACGAATAATAATACTATTCTTAAAATAATTATTTTATAATAATTTATTGAATTTTGCTGATCATTTTATTATACTTATTTTAGTAAAATAATCGGAGAAGTTTTATGCATAATAATATACCAACTGTAAGATGGACAGGAGATGAACTGTATATATTAGATCAAACATTAATACCTGTAACGGTTAAAGAAATAAAATTATCTAATGAAGAGGAAGCTTATAATGCTATAAAAGAATTAAAAGTAAGAGGTGCCCCTGCTATAGGAGTGGCGGCTGCTTATTCTTTACTCATAGATTTAAAAAATAAAACTAATTTACAAGCTAATGATTTTATAAACTTTGTTCAAAAAAGAGCAGAATATTTGAACTCATCAAGACCTACCGCTGTCAATTTAAGCTATGCTTTAAATAGAATGCTAAATACAATAAAAGATAAAAATAATAAAACATCATTAGAGTTGTACAATATACTAGAAACAGAAGCTAAAAAAATAAATTCTGAAGATGTAGATATATGCCAGAAAATAGGAGAATATGGAAATGAGCTTTTAAAAGAAAATTCCGGAATACTTACTCACTGTAATGCCGGAAGATTAGCTGTAAGCGGAATAGGTACCGCCCTTGCCCCTATGTATATAGCTCATCAAAAAGGTAAAAAAATAAGAGTATATGCTGATGAAACAAGACCATTGCTTCAAGGGGCTAGATTAACGAGTTTTGAATTGCAAGAAGCTGGAATAGATGTTACTTTGATATGCGATAATATGGCGGCTTTTATAATGTCTAAAGGTCTTATTGATTTAGTAATAGTAGGATGCGACAGAGTAGCTGAAAATGGAGATGCTGCAAATAAAATAGGCACTATGGGAGTAGCAATATTAGCAAAACACTTTAATATACCTTTTTATATAGCTTGTCCTTCCACTACTTTTGATTTGAATACAAAAACAGGCGACGACATAGTCATAGAAGAAAGAGA
It encodes the following:
- a CDS encoding helix-turn-helix domain-containing protein codes for the protein MIDFNLKDIREKILKLTQSQFAKMLGVRQDYISRLERNANNITLDLLDKLAENTGLTIDELTKYKKNSFESENPYLYENLINIQVIIDKLNEEISATDKKNNDKISELTSDIYNKISETFDIVVYGRYSSGKTSFINAIFDKNIDTNPYSEETNNDEYYLNDDSKLFRIIEYKENLLNTRIYNNQNMFIYLCDINAFSQEDITNINALANFIDDFSNISVIFSKANIFDENELDSVIDKKFKALKDFIESSNNIKKIDFSLLRKRFFPFSINNTNLVKQIKDDFAENVKYAYYNKILTNINFITEIIDNKNDFQENDKLEVNLNKIKISVKESFNEIYKNTLNIDRIIQSIDDNNVYRKKDDIKVLCNSINLNLDTQLYNMLALTKEDFNSKEPNKIKTNLVNAAIGILPSFELLKNSSMKIINIIGVSLSFLPSVVFILSGFMSFSGNWKKTLSKKVIKAYEEENVVSKYNKTIDEYFNNYLANLKEIDAKTKETLKYQEDAKMYKNIKSILNNFASYIETEKNKK
- a CDS encoding AsmA family protein — protein: MKNFFKKKEKTETSSEQENNQKKRRFKKRYIPLILLFLIVIGIAGARIYFNNERMKNLIENIVYSATDRKLEIGDFKYGLLFPKIEMSNVILYNSANFNNEENIKIDNFRLKFSLFSLFFLKLHVQDLTIDNLYVYMFTDESGNWNLPDMPPSEPKVEDTNKEPFDFSKLDFLKLKADVENIRINNLAFKADSKSFLTNVPNNGLIASLSNYNLHLDLHTKRFSLSQVMGISAPEALKDIYLKSFISNSLAYNDSSIFFNDNPLFNLDVSYPKNEDGTENKDEIIITFDFEIDDPNFSYNGKKRDDMQFAAHFLARYNIRNQSVSIENLSSELLNDEILKVIASANQIFSGNIGVNLDTLYARLNLDKINSLASMFVPSLGISMSGMVNVDADKSSGNINNLTNTINFVLDKINFSMGDTIAVNNLNSKTKLNFTFNPNNISNEDIKLEHNTTIDRVTALKLYRLNNTDISLRLLSSLNGALGVVPAINDPNKKSDTVLYIDNVSSKYINSDIKVNGAVKFDDPTDLNISVTSLPIANFSGGLARGSLNLDVHVFGEMINDINTTVNGIIRNFSYNLSGEVSSTATAKLNVLANADLISQDVKVSELNLDLDNFLNFRSNLDLEGLGLKRGFVNISTFRIAPYAMKNWLSTKFAEILDSLPFEDDIKMTSALGYDLSLEDKFATVTNFSTFYVTEKQYKLQDVTMKIDTDVSFGDNLYANIRQFNLQSPANKLLVYVDGYFTPIIKNANLNYELGLDTDALYLPFGIEIGGLFNVNGNLRNNIADGIFKTDKFFANMDSPDKMSIVLRGLTSNIDYHFDLTPTDNEVVATATRYTPLIEQIPNVFFEQLRVYLKIPPFIDDSIRIRDFSSSVKVQGHGLTIQDLKSSLYIGGEKFDDNLFLTSISNNTAPRRGAIHLPWLNVDLGSFNTSTIKYDMRVLASDINFKYLLAPENREKINDEKLLVNLTADIAGVGVSPLNNIKPTTFFVGISKMSTEFSKFLIEMIRPINPGISTVENIVQFGYDPNSVEFSISANKVFTTFYFRDQNLDKPNQQKQQLIAFEGDKFGLEPMPFSDVISYLEGGN
- a CDS encoding peptidase, with the protein product MKKIGFVLIINIMMILLSCSSSQYKLEKKSGGNNTFETAQKINKDGIIGQLEGDNTDYYYFTFDGKASIIDFYVSNSTYSPVIMTIYDYNTNIIKVINEPDEIPYTDTNSIKNDIDTNETVISNNNQNKKEEEMIYTTQVMKNIYFETSQNNTEENKYYISISPKDTVKENLDYMFIIKKRDYKESDEKEPNDKISASQIIDVNSENRLYTIEGYYSQIYNPTLKTGDLKNMEVDAYKITNSSFNTYSISIELSGVPAIDASIRLYDQKGNWITMKDINNTGDGEIVDKLILYPYMSYYFILASTNDVNNIPYRVSIIAKPYDKYTEHEPNNKYSEAQTIEFNQTYKGAIDYSYDRDYYSFSIPIKSSVKLSYFLIDSQAINISISNDILGKIVTMPQTDDEYEISLSQGRYYLIFERDLTKEGWKKGISKARNYEFNMSISNEISGDYNYGYDFYNNTNTYETDYYNYSNNYLNDNNIPEEQFEENLESNFNNTNNVIIIRPEDYNSEYYYYSNEEETNNAENTNENIYRYNDDYYYDNSQDNTYYYEDNTYYEDSTYYNNNGF
- a CDS encoding STAS domain-containing protein — translated: MAIEFNNEYISIVMEANLSAPEEIKSFTEDSNEACNIRMPVVVLDMKNVKEINSAGIAKILKLYKNLQSLKVKLFMTNLDESIKPTMKSLMMFSLIKYFDDPKDFTI
- the mtnA gene encoding S-methyl-5-thioribose-1-phosphate isomerase, coding for MHNNIPTVRWTGDELYILDQTLIPVTVKEIKLSNEEEAYNAIKELKVRGAPAIGVAAAYSLLIDLKNKTNLQANDFINFVQKRAEYLNSSRPTAVNLSYALNRMLNTIKDKNNKTSLELYNILETEAKKINSEDVDICQKIGEYGNELLKENSGILTHCNAGRLAVSGIGTALAPMYIAHQKGKKIRVYADETRPLLQGARLTSFELQEAGIDVTLICDNMAAFIMSKGLIDLVIVGCDRVAENGDAANKIGTMGVAILAKHFNIPFYIACPSTTFDLNTKTGDDIVIEERDAKEIINFAGIQTAPLNIKVRNPAFDVTPHELITGFITEKGIIKAPYIENLKNAFN